In Caproicibacterium amylolyticum, a genomic segment contains:
- a CDS encoding RNA polymerase sigma factor, protein MNERSLILKAQKGEKEAFQDLIVFYYPYVSKFLFKLTNDSSLSEDLTQDTFVKLIRGIDRFDVRKKTAFSTWVMTIAKNCYLDFLRRSKPETLSFEEQDLPSSFDVQDRVLNRMQAEKLKKALESLPPEQAAAIRLKYCEQQTLREIADRFSCDPKTVKSRIHNGMTKLRKKLKRGLLL, encoded by the coding sequence TTGAATGAGCGTTCTTTGATTTTGAAGGCTCAAAAAGGGGAAAAGGAAGCGTTTCAGGACCTGATCGTCTTTTATTATCCCTACGTCTCAAAATTCCTTTTCAAGCTGACGAACGATTCTTCCCTCAGCGAAGACCTGACGCAGGACACATTCGTGAAGCTGATTCGGGGCATCGACCGATTCGACGTCCGCAAAAAAACTGCTTTTTCCACTTGGGTAATGACAATCGCCAAAAACTGCTATCTTGATTTTCTAAGGCGGAGCAAGCCGGAAACACTGAGCTTTGAGGAGCAGGACTTGCCGTCTTCCTTCGATGTGCAGGACAGGGTGCTGAACCGTATGCAGGCGGAAAAACTAAAAAAGGCGCTGGAAAGTCTGCCGCCCGAGCAGGCCGCCGCCATCCGGTTGAAATACTGCGAACAGCAAACGCTTCGGGAAATAGCCGATCGGTTCTCCTGCGACCCAAAAACAGTGAAAAGCCGCATCCACAACGGCATGACCAAATTGAGGAAAAAGCTGAAAAGGGGGCTTTTGTTATAA
- a CDS encoding helix-turn-helix domain-containing protein translates to MGYFTSLYASELPHRAVAVYMYLRDRADKDGKCYPAIGTIARELKLSKSTVKRAIADLEKSDHLCKEPRWRENGGKSSNLYHIR, encoded by the coding sequence GTGGGGTATTTTACATCTTTGTATGCTTCTGAGCTTCCTCACCGCGCGGTTGCCGTGTATATGTACCTGCGCGACCGAGCCGATAAGGACGGCAAATGCTACCCGGCGATCGGTACCATCGCACGGGAGCTGAAGCTGTCCAAAAGCACGGTCAAACGGGCTATCGCCGATCTTGAAAAAAGCGACCACCTCTGCAAAGAGCCGAGGTGGCGCGAAAACGGCGGAAAATCCTCCAATCTGTATCACATAAGGTAA
- a CDS encoding cation-translocating P-type ATPase, with amino-acid sequence MTERKKTINPTGLTTAEAVQRQKRFGRNELIPKKKKNVLQEILKALSEPMFLLLIVTAVIYFLLGEPRDGVVMLIFVSGMISIDVIQGWKTDKTLNALKDLAAPRITVLRDGAERRIDSADLVPEDIMLIAEGDKIPADGEILQANDLCVDESSMTGEAEGVWKVALGTADADGGHWRRDHCYAGTLVTQGSALVRVDQIGKATEFGKIGTNVVGAPEAPSPLQRQTRGLVKLCAVIAAVLFVLVGCFTWLNIPDHQFTDRLIESILSGVTLAMAMIPEEFPVILTVFLSMGAWRLAKKHSLMRRLASVETLGAVSVLCVDKTGTITMNQMTVCDTWTEENKERDLCAVMGMACEPDAYDPMEKAMISYCEGRGLSRDFLFGGKLIREYSFTHEAKMMGHVWRRGNEILIAAKGSPEKVLALCNLNSDERDKAQEKAADMAARGLRVIAVGRMDVGTAGEVPASLAQCRLQFCGLVGLADPPRESVKADILRCRKAGVRVVMITGDNGITAGAIAKQIGMPCGKSVTGDEIDRMTDEELQRRVRSVSIFSRVVPEHKMRIVKAFKANGEIVAMTGDGVNDAPALKYADIGIAMGKRGSEVSREAADLILLDDNFSTIVDTIRDGRRIYDNIKKAVGYVFTIHIPIAFSCLLAPLLKVNPANLMLLPIHVVLLELIIDPTCSIIFERQPAEQNVMERDPRDPKEKLMRAKGLFRSILQGLTVFASSFGTYYTVLMADPAVNAPVARAMGLSIIFLSNLLLVLVNSSQTDFAFQSFHRLIKDKVMWAAFAGTISMLVLLLYTPLSAFVKLAPLTGPEAIAVIVMSAASVLWVEIVKLVKHLRKN; translated from the coding sequence ATGACAGAACGAAAGAAAACCATAAATCCAACCGGCCTGACAACGGCGGAAGCCGTGCAACGTCAAAAGCGATTCGGCAGGAACGAATTGATTCCGAAAAAGAAAAAGAATGTTCTTCAAGAGATTTTGAAAGCCTTGTCGGAACCTATGTTTTTGCTGCTCATCGTGACGGCGGTCATCTATTTTTTGCTGGGTGAGCCGCGCGACGGAGTTGTTATGCTGATCTTTGTATCGGGTATGATCAGTATCGATGTGATTCAGGGCTGGAAAACCGACAAGACTCTGAACGCCTTAAAGGATCTCGCGGCGCCGCGCATTACGGTGCTGCGGGACGGAGCGGAGCGGCGGATCGACAGCGCCGATCTTGTCCCGGAGGATATCATGCTGATTGCCGAAGGCGACAAGATCCCGGCGGACGGGGAGATCCTTCAGGCGAACGATTTGTGCGTCGACGAGTCGTCCATGACGGGCGAAGCGGAAGGCGTTTGGAAGGTCGCGCTCGGGACCGCCGATGCAGACGGCGGGCACTGGCGGCGCGACCACTGCTACGCGGGGACTCTTGTGACGCAGGGAAGCGCGCTGGTCCGCGTGGATCAAATCGGCAAAGCCACCGAGTTCGGGAAAATCGGTACAAATGTCGTCGGCGCACCGGAAGCCCCGTCGCCGCTTCAGAGGCAGACCCGCGGGCTCGTGAAGCTTTGCGCGGTTATTGCGGCGGTCCTGTTTGTATTGGTAGGCTGCTTCACCTGGCTGAATATCCCGGACCACCAATTTACCGACAGGCTGATCGAAAGCATCCTTTCCGGCGTCACGCTCGCCATGGCCATGATCCCGGAAGAGTTCCCGGTTATTTTGACAGTCTTCCTTTCCATGGGCGCATGGCGGCTTGCAAAAAAGCATTCGCTGATGCGCAGGCTGGCTTCCGTGGAAACGCTCGGCGCCGTGTCGGTTCTTTGCGTTGATAAGACCGGCACCATTACGATGAATCAGATGACCGTATGCGATACGTGGACAGAGGAAAACAAAGAGCGGGACCTCTGCGCGGTCATGGGGATGGCCTGCGAACCGGACGCATATGACCCTATGGAAAAGGCCATGATTTCGTATTGTGAAGGCAGGGGCCTGTCCAGGGATTTCCTGTTCGGCGGCAAGCTGATTCGGGAATATTCCTTCACTCATGAGGCAAAAATGATGGGCCATGTCTGGAGACGCGGCAATGAAATCCTGATCGCCGCGAAAGGCTCGCCGGAAAAGGTCCTCGCTTTATGTAATCTCAATTCGGACGAACGGGACAAAGCGCAGGAAAAAGCCGCCGATATGGCGGCACGCGGGCTCCGCGTGATCGCGGTTGGCAGAATGGACGTTGGAACGGCGGGCGAAGTTCCCGCTTCTTTGGCCCAATGCCGCCTTCAGTTCTGCGGATTGGTTGGCCTTGCGGATCCTCCGAGGGAATCCGTAAAAGCGGATATCCTCCGCTGCAGGAAGGCAGGCGTCCGCGTTGTGATGATTACGGGCGACAACGGCATCACGGCAGGCGCGATCGCGAAGCAGATCGGCATGCCATGCGGGAAATCCGTCACTGGCGACGAGATCGACCGGATGACGGATGAGGAACTTCAGAGACGTGTCCGTTCCGTCAGCATTTTTTCCCGCGTCGTCCCGGAGCATAAGATGCGCATCGTGAAGGCTTTCAAGGCAAACGGCGAGATCGTGGCAATGACGGGCGACGGGGTCAACGACGCCCCCGCGCTCAAATATGCCGATATCGGCATCGCGATGGGAAAGCGCGGTTCGGAGGTGTCCCGCGAAGCCGCCGATCTCATCCTGCTTGACGATAATTTTTCGACGATTGTGGATACCATCAGGGACGGCAGGCGGATTTACGACAACATCAAAAAAGCGGTCGGATATGTGTTCACGATTCACATTCCAATCGCGTTTTCCTGTCTGTTGGCCCCTCTTCTGAAAGTAAATCCGGCGAACCTTATGTTACTGCCCATCCATGTCGTCCTTTTGGAACTGATTATCGACCCGACCTGCTCCATCATTTTTGAACGGCAGCCCGCGGAACAGAATGTGATGGAACGCGATCCCCGTGATCCGAAAGAAAAACTGATGAGAGCGAAAGGTCTCTTCAGAAGCATTCTGCAGGGGCTGACGGTTTTTGCCTCTTCTTTTGGAACCTATTATACGGTTCTTATGGCAGATCCAGCCGTAAACGCTCCGGTTGCCCGTGCAATGGGCCTTTCCATTATTTTTCTAAGCAATCTGCTTTTGGTTCTGGTCAACAGTTCCCAAACGGATTTTGCATTCCAGTCATTCCACCGTCTGATCAAAGACAAGGTGATGTGGGCGGCCTTTGCGGGAACCATTTCCATGCTTGTCCTGCTCTTATACACTCCGCTTTCAGCCTTTGTGAAGCTGGCTCCGCTGACCGGACCGGAAGCGATCGCCGTAATCGTGATGTCGGCGGCGTCGGTACTTTGGGTCGAAATCGTAAAACTTGTAAAACATCTGAGAAAGAATTAA
- a CDS encoding ferritin-like domain-containing protein: MSYTHPNGQPQGTAQKFTDKLREILISEIIAINGYQTHIANSDISEINDAWHSIMLDEKQHYGWVLKLLRKYDPEQYKQFLAHKDDNPGPQTPVSLSHSQSGGAAILNDIRDDIKGELEAVILYEAQLPKYPYRDIRTTLQAVIDDEKGHAEHLTRLLLKYDVDPYDELV; this comes from the coding sequence ATGAGCTATACGCATCCGAACGGACAGCCGCAGGGCACGGCACAGAAGTTTACGGATAAACTCAGGGAAATCCTGATCAGTGAAATCATCGCGATTAACGGTTACCAAACCCACATCGCCAACTCGGACATTTCTGAAATAAACGATGCCTGGCACAGTATTATGCTCGACGAAAAGCAGCATTACGGCTGGGTGCTGAAGCTGCTCCGCAAATATGATCCGGAGCAGTATAAACAGTTTTTAGCTCATAAGGACGACAACCCCGGGCCCCAGACACCGGTGTCGCTCTCCCATTCCCAGTCCGGCGGTGCGGCCATTCTGAACGATATCCGGGACGATATCAAGGGAGAACTCGAGGCCGTGATTCTGTATGAAGCGCAGCTGCCAAAATATCCATATCGGGATATCCGCACCACCTTGCAGGCCGTGATTGACGACGAAAAAGGGCACGCGGAGCATCTTACCAGGCTATTGCTAAAATATGACGTCGATCCGTATGATGAACTGGTTTGA
- a CDS encoding phosphatase PAP2 family protein, which produces MNKRIIWLVVMPVILFAMLAVCIYAGITIRFEGWFYGEAVENMSPVLTAMMKVITHLGDPITVIVFCLSLFLAPKTRRTIALPTSAVVIMSGVFNVLLKQIFARGRPNVLRLISETGYSFPSGHAMINASLYVMLILMIIRYLGSFSRKLFLSSLCIALAGLIGFSRVYLGVHYASDVLGGWLFGAAISLLVYSLWNGRQAKIKNSDF; this is translated from the coding sequence ATGAATAAACGCATCATATGGCTTGTGGTGATGCCGGTCATTTTATTTGCGATGCTCGCTGTATGTATCTATGCCGGAATCACTATTCGCTTTGAAGGATGGTTTTATGGGGAAGCAGTGGAAAATATGTCACCCGTTTTGACTGCAATGATGAAGGTGATCACCCATCTCGGCGATCCAATTACTGTAATTGTGTTCTGCCTGTCACTGTTTCTCGCACCAAAAACGAGGAGAACCATCGCACTGCCTACTTCGGCGGTAGTGATAATGTCCGGTGTGTTCAACGTCCTCCTGAAGCAGATTTTCGCGAGGGGACGCCCGAATGTCCTCCGGCTGATCAGCGAAACGGGCTACAGCTTTCCCAGCGGCCATGCGATGATCAACGCGTCGCTCTATGTCATGCTGATCTTGATGATCATCCGGTATCTTGGAAGTTTTTCCCGAAAACTATTTCTTTCTTCCCTGTGCATCGCCTTGGCGGGCCTGATCGGATTCAGCCGAGTCTATCTGGGCGTCCACTATGCGAGCGATGTTCTGGGCGGCTGGCTGTTCGGGGCCGCCATATCCCTGCTGGTTTACTCGCTTTGGAACGGCAGACAAGCAAAGATTAAAAACTCGGATTTTTGA
- a CDS encoding FMN-binding protein: MTVEVSGGKITAIQVDSSEDAPSFFNAAYTMVSNEIISNQTAEVDAVSGATYSSRGIMDAVSNALAQA, translated from the coding sequence GTGACGGTCGAAGTTTCAGGCGGGAAAATTACTGCAATCCAAGTGGATTCCAGCGAGGATGCTCCGAGCTTTTTCAATGCTGCGTACACAATGGTTTCCAATGAAATCATCAGCAACCAGACAGCGGAAGTGGACGCTGTATCCGGCGCGACATACAGCAGCAGGGGCATTATGGATGCAGTTTCCAATGCCTTGGCTCAAGCATAA
- a CDS encoding ArsR/SmtB family transcription factor translates to MSENHENMTDQENAMCDITIVHQDILDKVKKEITDDDTLYNMAGIFKVLSDPTRLKIINALMLSEMCVCDIAALLNMSKPAISHHLKSLRQTHLIKYRRDGKIAYYSLNDAHIKMMFDLCITHIKK, encoded by the coding sequence ATGTCTGAAAACCACGAAAACATGACAGATCAAGAAAATGCAATGTGTGATATCACTATTGTTCATCAGGATATATTAGATAAAGTGAAAAAAGAAATAACTGACGATGATACTTTGTATAATATGGCTGGTATATTTAAAGTACTCAGCGATCCTACACGCCTAAAAATTATAAATGCGCTTATGCTTTCTGAAATGTGCGTGTGTGATATTGCAGCTTTGCTGAATATGTCGAAGCCTGCTATTTCGCATCATCTAAAATCGTTACGGCAAACCCACTTAATTAAATACAGGCGTGACGGGAAAATCGCTTATTATTCACTGAATGATGCACATATTAAAATGATGTTTGATCTATGTATAACGCATATCAAAAAATAA
- a CDS encoding zinc ribbon domain-containing protein has translation MNHFDAAIKKFNFKKAVTVYLVLAVLAGILSAGFLVHTFRDRIVLAQGYRRVSEQAIGMKSGYEGLKPELNQLAASSPDLVDILILDGQNRILFAAKHSDLSKEGSLNLVEKPDGQNRYFTDATNPNLHFRLLDGGRLKASKELLGIDEEAEQEMQDRSFYKKQDRQQKNYLLSYLADEPGGGKIYFISSAQPVPRGEFYLKAAAALAVLSFMVYWVLLALWVYAQALKARMDAAVWGIATLFTNLAGWLVFLLYRQSRQTCYRCGAVQNKDNAYCTCCGAKLGKICPRCHMPGSEDDRYCKHCGSALDGGE, from the coding sequence ATGAATCACTTTGACGCTGCCATCAAAAAATTCAATTTCAAGAAAGCGGTGACCGTTTACCTGGTCCTTGCGGTCCTGGCCGGAATCCTGTCGGCCGGCTTTCTGGTCCATACTTTCCGGGACAGGATCGTCCTTGCCCAAGGGTACCGCAGAGTGAGCGAACAGGCAATCGGCATGAAGAGCGGATACGAGGGATTAAAGCCCGAGCTGAATCAATTGGCGGCTTCCTCGCCGGATCTGGTGGACATTTTGATTTTGGACGGACAAAACCGGATTTTGTTCGCCGCAAAGCATTCGGATTTGTCAAAGGAAGGTTCTCTGAACCTTGTGGAGAAACCGGATGGCCAAAATCGTTATTTCACGGATGCGACGAATCCGAACCTGCATTTCCGCTTGCTGGACGGCGGTAGGCTGAAAGCCTCGAAAGAACTGCTCGGAATCGACGAAGAGGCGGAGCAGGAGATGCAGGATCGCTCCTTTTATAAAAAGCAAGACCGGCAGCAGAAAAACTATCTGCTCTCTTACCTGGCGGACGAGCCGGGCGGCGGAAAAATTTATTTTATCAGCAGCGCTCAGCCGGTCCCGCGCGGCGAATTCTATCTGAAGGCCGCAGCCGCCCTCGCCGTCCTTTCCTTCATGGTTTACTGGGTCCTTCTGGCCCTCTGGGTTTACGCGCAGGCCCTCAAGGCCCGGATGGACGCGGCGGTATGGGGGATCGCCACGCTTTTTACCAATCTGGCCGGATGGCTCGTTTTTCTTTTGTACCGGCAAAGCCGCCAGACCTGTTACCGGTGCGGAGCCGTGCAAAACAAAGACAACGCCTACTGTACCTGCTGCGGGGCGAAACTCGGAAAAATATGTCCTCGGTGCCATATGCCGGGGAGCGAAGACGACCGGTACTGCAAACACTGCGGCAGCGCACTGGATGGAGGAGAGTAG
- a CDS encoding DedA family protein: protein MQEWVIHIMNQYGYVGIALLIAIENLFPPIPSELILTFGGFMTTYTSMNIWIVTLSATIGSVAGAIVLYGVGRLLPAEKMDRFIGKWGHVLGLKKGDVERADNWFNRRGASTVFFCRFIPLVRSLISIPAGMARMRRGRFLLYTILGSAIWNVVLVLLGAFAGAGWERVSQSMNLYTYIALAVMAVGGVGFVVWISKKRKNQK from the coding sequence ATGCAGGAATGGGTCATCCATATTATGAACCAGTACGGATACGTGGGGATAGCACTGCTGATCGCAATCGAGAACCTGTTTCCTCCCATTCCGTCCGAGCTGATCCTGACTTTCGGCGGCTTCATGACCACTTACACCAGCATGAACATCTGGATCGTCACCTTGTCCGCCACCATCGGGTCGGTGGCCGGGGCAATCGTCCTTTACGGCGTCGGACGGCTGCTTCCGGCCGAGAAAATGGACAGGTTCATCGGGAAATGGGGACATGTCCTCGGGCTGAAAAAAGGGGATGTGGAACGGGCGGATAACTGGTTTAATCGGCGCGGTGCCTCCACCGTCTTTTTTTGCCGGTTTATTCCATTAGTCCGAAGCCTCATCTCCATCCCTGCGGGGATGGCGCGGATGCGCAGAGGCAGGTTCCTTTTGTACACTATCCTCGGCTCCGCAATTTGGAATGTGGTTCTGGTGCTGCTGGGCGCTTTTGCCGGAGCCGGCTGGGAACGCGTCAGCCAATCCATGAATCTCTATACCTACATTGCTCTCGCCGTGATGGCGGTCGGAGGGGTCGGTTTTGTTGTTTGGATTTCTAAAAAAAGGAAAAATCAAAAATAG
- a CDS encoding heavy metal translocating P-type ATPase, whose protein sequence is MSTKVFMLNGLDCANCAAKIETEIKNIEGIKFASVDYVSKRLTWEAESNTNVPMLVEKIESIVKKIEPDVKIALVKNPSKSKIEEKDDDDEEGHKKEIVELVIGGTLFVVGLIFKFQNWLELTIFLISYIIVGRKVVLSAIKGIVRGQVFSEHFLMSVATIGAFFVGEYPEGVAVMLFYLVGELFEDMAVDNSRKSISELMDIRPDYANLQVGEELKKVSPDEVNIGNKIVVKPGEKIPLDGKVIEGTSMVDTAALTGESVPRELKPGSDALSGFVNKNGVLTIEVTKGFGESTVSKILDLVQNASNKKAPTEKFITKFARYYTPVVVFGALALAIIPPLVIPGASFSDWIYRGLVFLVVSCPCALVLSIPLGFLGGIGGASKKGILVKGGNYLEALNNVEAVVFDKTGTLTKGVFKVTKAISENGYTEDELIKYAAYAESYSNHPIALSIIAAYHAEIDKYKIENYQEIAGHGIKVNVNGKEVLVGNTKLMISENIQYTDVDTLGTVVHVAIDKKYAGSIIISDEVKEDSAKTIKELKALGVRKTVMLTGDLKKVADNIGKELGLDKVYSELLPADKVEKVESLEAQKSHKGKIVFVGDGINDAPVLARADIGIAMGGLGSDAAIEAADVVIMTDEPHKVASAIKIAKRTRNIVSQNIVFALGVKAIFLVLGALGLASMWAAVFADMGVALIAVVNAMRALNTKKI, encoded by the coding sequence ATGTCGACGAAGGTATTTATGCTTAATGGGTTGGACTGCGCCAACTGTGCCGCAAAAATAGAAACAGAAATTAAAAACATTGAAGGGATTAAGTTCGCTTCAGTAGATTATGTTTCTAAGAGACTTACTTGGGAAGCTGAGTCGAATACCAATGTTCCTATGTTAGTGGAGAAGATAGAAAGCATCGTAAAAAAAATAGAACCGGATGTGAAAATTGCTTTAGTGAAAAATCCTTCTAAATCTAAAATAGAAGAAAAAGATGACGACGATGAAGAAGGGCATAAAAAAGAGATAGTCGAACTGGTGATTGGAGGAACTTTATTTGTTGTTGGATTGATTTTTAAATTTCAAAACTGGCTTGAACTTACCATATTTTTAATAAGCTATATCATTGTTGGCAGAAAAGTTGTTTTAAGCGCAATAAAGGGGATCGTACGAGGTCAGGTATTCAGTGAGCACTTCCTGATGAGTGTTGCTACAATCGGTGCCTTCTTTGTTGGAGAGTATCCGGAAGGCGTCGCCGTTATGTTGTTCTATCTGGTTGGGGAATTATTCGAGGATATGGCCGTGGATAATTCCAGAAAGTCAATCAGTGAATTAATGGATATAAGACCTGATTATGCAAATTTACAGGTTGGCGAAGAACTCAAAAAAGTATCTCCTGATGAAGTAAATATCGGTAATAAGATCGTAGTAAAACCGGGAGAAAAAATTCCTCTTGACGGCAAGGTCATAGAAGGCACTTCAATGGTTGATACAGCGGCATTGACCGGAGAATCCGTTCCACGTGAGTTAAAACCCGGAAGTGATGCTTTGAGCGGGTTTGTAAATAAGAATGGCGTTTTGACTATTGAAGTTACAAAAGGATTCGGAGAATCTACAGTTTCAAAAATCTTGGATTTAGTACAGAATGCCAGCAACAAAAAAGCGCCAACTGAAAAATTTATAACAAAATTTGCGCGTTACTATACTCCGGTTGTTGTATTTGGAGCATTGGCATTAGCAATTATTCCGCCTTTGGTTATTCCAGGAGCATCCTTCTCTGACTGGATTTACCGAGGGTTAGTATTCTTGGTGGTTTCCTGCCCCTGCGCGTTAGTGCTTTCAATACCATTGGGATTCCTTGGGGGAATTGGGGGAGCTTCAAAAAAGGGAATATTAGTAAAAGGCGGCAACTACCTTGAAGCATTGAACAATGTTGAAGCAGTTGTTTTTGATAAGACGGGGACTTTAACCAAAGGTGTATTCAAGGTTACAAAAGCGATTTCTGAAAACGGTTATACAGAGGATGAACTGATCAAATATGCGGCATATGCTGAAAGCTATTCAAATCATCCGATTGCACTTTCAATTATAGCTGCTTATCATGCTGAAATTGATAAATATAAAATTGAAAATTATCAGGAAATAGCGGGACATGGAATTAAGGTCAATGTCAATGGAAAGGAAGTACTCGTTGGAAATACTAAATTAATGATCAGTGAAAACATCCAATACACTGATGTGGATACGTTAGGCACAGTAGTACATGTGGCCATAGACAAAAAGTATGCGGGCAGTATCATAATTTCAGATGAGGTGAAAGAAGACTCTGCAAAAACAATTAAAGAGTTGAAAGCGCTTGGCGTTAGAAAAACAGTTATGCTTACTGGCGACTTGAAGAAGGTGGCAGACAATATCGGCAAGGAATTAGGTTTAGACAAGGTTTATTCTGAACTGTTACCCGCCGATAAAGTTGAAAAAGTTGAATCCCTGGAAGCCCAAAAATCTCACAAGGGAAAGATTGTATTTGTTGGTGATGGAATTAACGATGCGCCGGTACTTGCAAGAGCCGACATCGGTATCGCTATGGGAGGCTTGGGCTCGGACGCTGCGATTGAGGCCGCAGATGTAGTGATTATGACTGATGAACCTCATAAAGTAGCATCAGCGATAAAAATTGCGAAAAGAACGAGAAACATTGTATCTCAGAATATCGTGTTTGCATTAGGAGTTAAAGCCATATTCCTCGTATTAGGAGCATTGGGGTTAGCTTCCATGTGGGCGGCCGTGTTTGCAGATATGGGGGTTGCTCTGATTGCAGTTGTTAACGCAATGAGAGCTCTGAATACGAAAAAAATATGA
- a CDS encoding helix-turn-helix domain-containing protein — MDNDILNLSQASEFLGISEKTLIKLLREEHIPARKIGREWRFSREALVRWLAAGDSTNYINQNERYMVSEDTPGKSLDLLDGIGSRLDSLRKNGNRIQALLPELGRDVTIPREATLRVSYKQQREVEKLEFKIFWSLREECKLEANQKFKAIPQKKDR, encoded by the coding sequence ATTTTTGGGAATCAGCGAAAAGACGCTGATTAAACTGCTCCGGGAGGAGCATATCCCCGCCCGGAAAATCGGCCGCGAATGGCGCTTCAGCCGGGAAGCGCTGGTCCGCTGGCTCGCCGCCGGGGATTCGACGAACTATATCAACCAAAACGAGCGGTACATGGTTTCCGAGGACACGCCCGGCAAATCCCTCGACCTGCTCGACGGCATCGGAAGCAGACTGGACTCTCTGCGAAAAAACGGAAACCGCATCCAGGCGCTGCTGCCGGAGCTCGGCAGGGACGTCACGATCCCGCGGGAAGCCACTCTGCGCGTCAGCTATAAGCAGCAGCGGGAAGTCGAAAAGCTGGAGTTCAAAATTTTCTGGAGCCTGCGCGAAGAATGCAAACTGGAAGCAAATCAGAAATTCAAAGCGATTCCTCAAAAGAAAGATCGATAA